The Branchiostoma floridae strain S238N-H82 chromosome 8, Bfl_VNyyK, whole genome shotgun sequence genome has a segment encoding these proteins:
- the LOC118421482 gene encoding cytochrome P450 2U1-like yields MAESILSVEIFGLSPLDFQTFLVLCLAFLLSFLFLRRPRNIPPYPAGWWPFFGHLFSLGRAPHLKFTEWRRLYGDVFTVRMGLKDVVILNGYTMVKDALVSRSELFASRPTSYIFDLLTGVGKGIVTARWGHGFKQKKKFSISVLKILGMKVGKNSIEDKIQEEAMCMCEKIAEYRGKRFDAEEEIRTTIANVLCSMIFGNRFDYGDEKFRELAEAMVVTLVSIASGQPISIFPFLRFVPYVNKPCNDAIKYNEKILKFIRDEISRHRRDLDCENPRDFLDFCLIEVDRHDKVDNLTEENVMHVVQELLFGGIDTTTNTLRWGLMYMVLYPDVQKKVQSELDAVVGGTLPTISHRSQLPYTEATVMEVQRLRSVVPLGLPHATTQQVKLAGFDIPAGTQVLMNLHSVHADPVYWPDPDRFDPGRFLDTEGRVVSKLDSFMPFSGGRRVCPGEQLGKMELFLLFSSLLQNFTFKLPEGAPPLSTEGILAITLMPHSFKLCAIPR; encoded by the exons ATGGCGGAGAGTATACTATCTGTGGAGATCTTCGGGCTGTCACCTCTAGACTTCCAGACGTTTCTGGTGCTCTGTCTTGCCTTTCTTCTGTCGTTCTTGTTCCTTAGACGTCCCAGGAACATTCCTCCTTACCCTGCAGGATGGTGGCCTTTCTTCGGGCACCTCTTCTCCTTGGGCCGAGCGCCACACCTGAAGTTTACGGAGTGGAGGCGGCTGTACGGTGACGTGTTCACTGTCAGAATGGGGCTGAAAGATGTCGTGATTCTAAACGGCTACACGATGGTGAAGGACGCACTGGTGAGCAGGTCCGAACTGTTCGCCTCCAGGCCGACGAGTTACATATTCGACTTACTTACTGGTGTCGGaaaag GTATTGTGACTGCAAGATGGGGACACGGCttcaaacagaagaagaaattcTCTATAAGTGTGTTGAAGATCTTGGGAATGAAAGTCGGAAAGAATAGCATTGAAGACAAGATTCAAGAAGAAgcaatgtgtatgtgtgaaaag ATTGCAGAGTACAGGGGAAAGCGATTCGACGCCGAGGAAGAAATACGAACCACAATAGCCAACGTCCTTTGTTCCATGATCTTTGGCAACCGTTTTGACTATGGGGATGAGAAGTTTAGAGAACTGGCAGAAGCCATGGTGGTCACCTTGGTTAGCATCGCATCTGGACAACCGATCAGCATCTTCCCTTTCCTGCGATTTGTTCCATATG TGAACAAGCCTTGTAACGATGCAATCAAGTACAACGAGAAGATCCTAAAGTTTATCAGGGATGAGATATCTCGCCATCGACGTGATCTTGACTGCGAGAATCCACGAGACTTTCTCGACTTCTGCCTGATTGAAGTGGACAGACACGACAAGGTGGACAACCTCACAGAAGAGAATGTGATGCATGTTGTTCAAGAACTCCTCTTCGGTGGAATCGACACAACTACTAACACACTCCGATGGGGGCTCATGTACATGGTACTGTACCCAGATGTCCAGAAAAAG GTACAGTCGGAGCTTGATGCAGTTGTTGGAGGTACCCTGCCCACCATATCCCATCGCTCCCAGCTGCCCTACACAGAAGCTACAGTGATGGAAGTACAGCGTCTCCGCTCAGTGGTTCCTTTAGGTCTGCCCCACGCCACCACACAACAGGTCAAGCTTGCTGGGTTTGACATTCCGGCTGGAACTCAA GTCCTGATGAACCTGCACTCTGTTCACGCGGACCCTGTTTACTGGCCGGATCCGGATCGGTTTGACCCCGGCAGGTTTCTGGACACAGAAGGACGTGTCGTGAGCAAGCTGGACTCTTTCATGCCGTTCTCAGGAG GACGCCGCGTGTGCCCAGGAGAGCAGCTCGGCAAGATGGAGCTGTTTCTGCTGTTTTCCAGCCTGCTGCAGAACTTCACCTTcaagctgccagagggcgccccaCCTTTGTCTACTGAAGGGATATTAGCGATAACACTCATGCCGCACTCGTTTAAACTTTGTGCTATTCCTCGATAA